The sequence AGAACCAGTTCCATGCCGGTGTCCTCGGCGATGAATTCGGCGATGGCGGGAGCCGAGTTCTGGCTCACCACCAGTCGGTTTGTCTGGGGGCCACCGACGGCGTGGATGTCCCCGGTGTGAAAGACGTGGCCGAGGTCCGGCATCCCCACGGCAGCGTGGGTGATCACGCCGTTTTCGGCGAGAGCGACGTGGACGGCCCAGTCCTGGCGGCCGCTGGCGTATTCCTTTGTGCCATCGAGGGGGTCGATGATCCAGACCCGTTTGTTGGTAAGACGCTGCAGGTCGTCCGGTGCTTCTTCGGAAAGCACGGCGTCTTGGGGTCGGTGAACAGCCAGGGCCCGGGCGATCCAGTCTTGGGCGAGGGAGTCTCCGGCTTTACCCAGTTCTTGGCTTCGCAGCAGGCCAACGTTGCGAACTCCCTTAAGGATCTCGCCGCTGCCTTGCGCTAGACGCTTCACCAGCGTTGCGTCGTTCACGTCTGCAGTCATGGGGCCAACTCTAATCCATCTGGGGGTTGGCGGCAGTGGGGGAGACGTGCGGCCGGGTGGTATAGCGCGTGCAGCGTGACCCTCAATGTGTCTCGTTACCGGGTGACGGCCGGAATTCGGGTTGTGGTCGAAAATGTATTCGAATTGGGCGAATGGGTGATGACCCGGCCGTCTGGTTGGATTGAGGCATGCTGGACGACCCTCTGGAGCAGTTTTACCCGCCTGTTGCGGCGTGGTTTCGCGATGTCTTCGTGGAGCCGACTGTCGTGCAGTCCCAGGCGTGGTCGACCATCGCCGCTGGAAAGAACGCTCTTGTGGTCGCCCCCACGGGATCGGGCAAAACGTTGGCCGCCTTTTTGTGGTCACTGTCGCAGCTCACGCGCCAGGAGAATGCCCCGGAGGGTAAGGGGGCAGGTACGAAAGTCCTGTACATCTCCCCGTTGAAAGCTCTCGGCGTGGACGTGGACCGCAACTTGGCTGCGCCGTTGGCCGGGATCGCCCGTACCGCCGCCGCGATGGAAACGCACGTCGCCCCGGTTCGGGTGGGGGTGCGCTCTGGGGATACGCCGCAGTCCGAACGCTCACGGTTGCTGCGTACCCCTCCGGAGATTTTGATTACGACGCCAGAGTCCCTCTATCTCATGCTGACCTCAAAGGCCGCGGGGACGCTGCAGACAGTGGATACGGTGATCGTGGACGAGGTTCACGCGGTAGCCGGCACGAAGCGGGGGGCCCACCTGGCGCTGTCGTTGGAACGCCTAGAGATGATCACCCGGCAACCTGTGCAGCGCATCGGGCTGTCAGCCACCGTCAACCCGATCGACACGGTGGCCGCTTTCCTCGGGGGTGACCGTCCAGTGACGGTGGTGAACCCGAAGACCCACAAGGACTGGGACGTAAACGTCTGCAGTGTGGTCGAAGACTTCCAGGACCCGCCTGCGGCGGATGAAGGTGACGATCCGCCCGACGGGCAGGGCCCAGCCGAGGCAGGGGATGCCGCTGACGCGCCGGATCCGTCTGGCGTCGAGGCCCCATCCGCGCTGGTGGACGAGGCTTTGCTCGGCCCCTCGCTCATCGGGGAGGGGGTCAGCGAGGACCCAGGCGCGGGGGCGCGGGGGGAAGGTGGCGTCGAAAAGGAATCTGCCCTGCCGCAGCAGAGATCGGTCTGGCCGCACGTGCAGCGGGCCATCTACGACCAGGTGATGGAGAACCGAGCCACGCTGGTCTTCGTCAATTCGCGCCGGGCGGCAGAACGGTTGACGGGCGCGCTGAACGAATTGTGGGCCCGGGAGCATGACCCGGAATCGCTGGCGGCCTCCACACGCCGGGATCCCGCCCAGCTCATGGCGCGGTCGGAGCGGGTCACGGGGTCGGAGGCCGTCATCGCCCGCGCTCACCACGGCAGCGTGTCGAAGGATGAGCGGGCGGACATCGAAGCGGACCTGAAGTCCGGGGTGCTGCGCTGCGTGGTGGCGACGAGCTCACTGGAACTGGGCATTGACATGGGGCTGGTGGACCGGGTGATACAGGTGGGCGCGCCGCCGTCCGTCGCCGCGGCGGTGCAACGGTGTGGGCGCGCGGGGCACTCGGTGGGGGCGACGTCGCGGGCAACGATCTACCCGCTGCACAAGCAGGACGCCGAGAGCAGCGTCGTGGTCGTGGACCGGATGCTGAGAGGCGAGCTGGAGCCGCTACACGTTGTGACGAATGCCCTGGATATCCTCGCTCAGCAGACGGTGGCTTCCGCCGTGCAGGCAGACGTGACGGCCGGGCTCATCGGCAGCGGAGAGGACCGGGATACGAACCAGCAGGGTAGCGCGGAACCCAGCGGTGCCCAGACCATCCCCGACGGCGCCTTATCGGTCGAGGCTTGGTGGGGGGCGGTGCGGCGGGCC comes from Corynebacterium heidelbergense and encodes:
- a CDS encoding 3'(2'),5'-bisphosphate nucleotidase CysQ codes for the protein MTADVNDATLVKRLAQGSGEILKGVRNVGLLRSQELGKAGDSLAQDWIARALAVHRPQDAVLSEEAPDDLQRLTNKRVWIIDPLDGTKEYASGRQDWAVHVALAENGVITHAAVGMPDLGHVFHTGDIHAVGGPQTNRLVVSQNSAPAIAEFIAEDTGMELVLMGSCGAKVISVVLGDNDAYVHAGGQYEWDNAAPAGVARAAGLHTSRLDGTDLTYNHESTYLPDMLVCRPDVKDKILASAKKFHDEHGGFSL